A genomic stretch from Desulfurococcaceae archaeon MEX13E-LK6-19 includes:
- a CDS encoding glycosyltransferase, whose product MNSVGLNTEWEVIEAPQEFFNVTKKIHNALQGAPIDLSKDEKKLYLSINKRNAEEVLKLHGEAVIVHDPQPLAIKKYSSNHRKWLWRCHIDLSKPYEPVWSFIRDLLNGYNASIYHMKEYIHPGTPTPIKYVMPPSIDPLSDKNRELDPDTVYKILSRYDIDPERPIITQVARFDPWKDPIGAIDVYRLVKKKIPGVQLLLIASMASDDPEGWIYYEKTVRHAGEDYDIHFLTNLVGVGPLEVNALQRASTVVIQMSTREGFGLAVTEALWKKKPVVARPSGGIKLQVIDGYNGFLVKDVAEAAEKIIYLIKNPDLRRTMGENGYKLVKEKYLITRHLLNYLKILDMVFRT is encoded by the coding sequence ATGAATAGTGTTGGATTAAATACTGAATGGGAGGTAATCGAGGCTCCTCAAGAATTCTTTAATGTTACTAAGAAGATCCATAATGCACTTCAAGGAGCTCCTATTGATCTCAGTAAAGATGAGAAGAAACTCTACCTAAGTATAAACAAGCGCAATGCTGAGGAAGTATTGAAGCTACATGGAGAAGCAGTTATAGTTCATGACCCCCAGCCTCTTGCGATCAAGAAGTATTCGAGCAACCATAGGAAATGGTTATGGAGATGCCATATAGATTTAAGTAAACCGTATGAACCAGTATGGTCGTTTATCAGGGATCTACTCAATGGATATAATGCTTCAATATATCATATGAAGGAGTATATACATCCCGGGACACCCACTCCAATAAAATACGTTATGCCACCATCAATCGATCCATTAAGCGACAAAAATAGAGAGCTAGACCCCGATACAGTATATAAAATATTAAGTAGATACGATATCGATCCCGAGAGACCCATCATAACACAGGTAGCACGCTTTGATCCTTGGAAGGATCCTATTGGTGCAATCGATGTTTACAGGCTTGTGAAAAAGAAGATACCAGGAGTACAACTACTTCTCATAGCCAGCATGGCTTCTGATGACCCTGAGGGATGGATTTATTATGAGAAAACTGTAAGGCATGCTGGCGAAGACTATGATATACACTTCTTGACTAATCTAGTTGGCGTAGGCCCCCTTGAAGTGAATGCTCTTCAGCGTGCTTCGACAGTAGTGATTCAGATGTCTACACGTGAGGGATTCGGGTTAGCTGTAACAGAGGCTTTATGGAAAAAGAAACCCGTTGTCGCTAGACCTAGTGGTGGTATAAAACTACAGGTTATTGATGGATATAATGGTTTCCTCGTTAAGGATGTTGCCGAAGCTGCTGAGAAGATAATCTATTTGATAAAGAACCCTGATCTAAGAAGAACCATGGGTGAAAACGGCTACAAGCTCGTTAAAGAAAAGTATTTGATAACGAGACACCTGTTGAACTACCTGAAAATACTAGACATGGTTTTCAGAACATAA
- a CDS encoding carbohydrate ABC transporter substrate-binding protein: protein MLWQEVKTLKETGAPGKVTLVVYGPWSGKEEEYFRAVINEYMKEHPDIEIKYVVMRAEDLATVMPAQFAAGISSADVIITPWAWWIVEMAKKGYVEEVTGLINEDEYVSGIVDKVKWDGKLWGVPFTMWLKPGFWYRKSFFQQHGLQEPKTWDEFMSLLDKLKNIEGVKNPIVTGDSVGWPISDIVEHFIITFGGTDLQLKLIKGEVKFNDPQVKQIFENYIVPLIKNGYFSEPIEWTTAVSKWWNGEYGLYFMGTWITGMVDDPNDLGFFPLPGCKGVVGGADYAFVPKFAAHKEEALDFLKFLATKGQEIHAAQPAGKIPTWTKVPEDKLWGPMQQVYRKIKELNLAILPDLDDSVGGDWQTLFWDQLKLLWVEPDKLDEVLNTLTENFPSS from the coding sequence ATGTTATGGCAAGAAGTGAAGACATTAAAAGAAACAGGAGCACCAGGCAAGGTAACACTAGTAGTCTACGGCCCATGGTCTGGTAAAGAAGAGGAATACTTCAGAGCAGTTATCAATGAGTACATGAAAGAGCATCCAGACATTGAGATAAAGTATGTTGTCATGAGAGCAGAGGATCTAGCAACAGTGATGCCTGCACAGTTCGCAGCAGGAATCTCTTCAGCAGACGTCATAATCACGCCATGGGCCTGGTGGATTGTAGAGATGGCTAAGAAAGGCTATGTAGAAGAAGTCACGGGCCTCATTAACGAAGACGAGTATGTATCAGGTATTGTCGACAAAGTTAAGTGGGATGGCAAGCTCTGGGGAGTACCATTCACGATGTGGCTTAAGCCAGGATTCTGGTACAGGAAATCATTCTTCCAGCAGCACGGTCTACAGGAGCCCAAGACTTGGGATGAATTCATGAGCTTACTAGATAAGCTAAAGAATATCGAGGGTGTCAAGAACCCGATCGTAACAGGCGATAGCGTAGGATGGCCTATAAGCGATATTGTTGAACACTTCATCATCACATTCGGTGGAACAGACCTACAGTTAAAGCTTATAAAAGGTGAAGTAAAGTTCAACGACCCACAAGTCAAACAGATCTTCGAGAACTACATAGTTCCATTAATAAAGAATGGCTACTTCAGCGAGCCAATCGAGTGGACAACAGCTGTCTCAAAGTGGTGGAACGGCGAGTACGGTCTATACTTCATGGGTACATGGATTACCGGTATGGTTGACGACCCCAACGACCTAGGCTTCTTCCCACTACCAGGCTGCAAGGGCGTCGTAGGAGGAGCTGACTACGCATTCGTACCAAAGTTTGCTGCACACAAGGAAGAGGCTCTTGACTTCCTCAAGTTCCTAGCAACCAAAGGACAAGAAATACATGCTGCACAACCAGCAGGTAAGATACCAACATGGACAAAGGTGCCAGAAGACAAGCTATGGGGTCCAATGCAGCAAGTCTACAGGAAGATCAAAGAGCTTAACCTGGCCATACTACCAGACCTAGACGACAGCGTTGGTGGTGACTGGCAGACACTATTCTGGGACCAGCTAAAACTACTATGGGTTGAACCAGACAAACTAGACGAAGTACTAAACACTCTCACAGAGAACTTCCCAAGCTCCTAA
- a CDS encoding sugar ABC transporter permease: MREIKHALFFMSPGLIMIAIFVITPIIGTLYISFVTDNGIGLDNYAAVISESSPDKALIKLEDMPRPPPWGALIHNFVWIAIHLPLTTFLGLILAYMLKMVYGRSIVKSIMFIGMVIPMVIGGLIIRFMFDKYIGIVPRLFGFLGITMLDKTWTSYPDTALLSLILGSIWLWTGFSLTIHAAAIDSLPQSYIEAAKIDGASTWQIFYKVVAPSVRSATLTVVVMTMLWDLKIFDIVYAATKGGPGGSSTVLALVMWLYFARALDYGRAAATAIILTLLTLVPATIFIKRVVKRSA, translated from the coding sequence ATGAGAGAAATAAAGCATGCACTATTCTTCATGAGCCCAGGTTTGATAATGATTGCGATCTTTGTGATAACGCCAATCATAGGGACTTTATACATAAGCTTTGTTACTGATAACGGTATTGGTTTAGATAACTATGCTGCTGTAATCTCAGAGAGTTCGCCGGATAAAGCACTTATTAAACTAGAGGATATGCCTAGGCCACCACCATGGGGTGCTTTAATACATAACTTTGTATGGATAGCTATTCACCTGCCTTTAACGACATTCTTAGGTTTAATACTAGCCTACATGTTGAAAATGGTTTACGGAAGATCTATTGTCAAGTCGATAATGTTCATAGGAATGGTTATCCCAATGGTTATAGGAGGACTTATTATAAGATTCATGTTCGATAAATACATAGGCATTGTGCCAAGACTTTTCGGGTTCCTAGGGATTACAATGTTAGACAAGACATGGACGTCATATCCAGATACTGCACTGCTATCACTGATACTTGGCTCAATATGGTTATGGACGGGATTTAGCTTAACGATACACGCTGCAGCAATAGACTCTTTGCCGCAAAGCTATATAGAAGCAGCGAAAATTGATGGTGCATCAACGTGGCAGATCTTCTATAAAGTTGTTGCACCCTCAGTAAGATCAGCGACACTAACAGTAGTAGTAATGACCATGCTATGGGACCTGAAGATATTCGACATAGTCTATGCTGCAACTAAAGGAGGACCAGGCGGTTCATCTACAGTTTTGGCGTTAGTCATGTGGTTGTATTTTGCTAGAGCATTAGACTATGGAAGAGCTGCTGCAACAGCAATTATTCTCACTCTCCTAACCCTCGTTCCAGCAACAATATTCATAAAGAGGGTGGTGAAGAGAAGTGCTTAG
- a CDS encoding carbohydrate ABC transporter permease: protein MTSVRPYSEVVIHGWWTPSAHISFENYVEVLENPLYDLSRGYMNSFIITIPSTIIPLIIAAMMAYGFSRFSFPLKNYLFVLILFIMAVPQQTMVIPLFFMMKSFGLLDQLAGLILIHSAWGIAWITFFMKNYFSMLPKEIEEAARVDGASYLTIFFRIVLPVSLPAIASAAAIQFTWVWSDFFFALMFIYSPDKMVITQKVVTIKGEYHIDWGLLTAGSILAMLPPLLIYVFLQKYYLRGMIGWASGKG, encoded by the coding sequence ATGACATCTGTTAGACCATATAGTGAAGTTGTGATACATGGATGGTGGACGCCATCAGCTCACATATCTTTCGAGAACTATGTGGAAGTACTTGAGAACCCGTTATATGACCTGTCAAGAGGCTACATGAACTCGTTCATAATAACGATACCAAGCACCATAATCCCATTAATAATAGCAGCTATGATGGCATACGGGTTCTCTAGATTCAGCTTCCCATTGAAAAACTACTTGTTTGTACTAATACTGTTCATAATGGCTGTACCACAGCAGACCATGGTCATACCATTGTTCTTCATGATGAAGTCATTCGGATTACTAGACCAACTAGCGGGCTTGATACTAATCCATAGTGCATGGGGTATAGCGTGGATAACATTCTTCATGAAAAACTACTTCAGCATGTTGCCCAAGGAGATAGAGGAGGCAGCACGTGTAGACGGTGCATCATATCTGACAATATTCTTCAGGATAGTGTTGCCAGTAAGCCTTCCAGCAATAGCGTCAGCAGCGGCAATACAGTTCACATGGGTTTGGAGCGACTTCTTCTTCGCATTAATGTTCATATACAGTCCCGACAAAATGGTTATTACACAAAAAGTAGTCACGATCAAGGGAGAATATCATATTGACTGGGGTCTTTTAACTGCAGGCTCCATATTAGCAATGCTCCCTCCACTCCTCATCTACGTATTCCTTCAGAAGTACTACTTGAGAGGTATGATTGGATGGGCTTCGGGTAAGGGGTGA
- a CDS encoding ABC transporter ATP-binding protein — translation MGEVVLENVTKRFGKVVAVDNVNLKIKDKEFFVLLGPSGCGKTTTLRLIAGLEYPDEGRIYIDGVDVTFTEPKDRDIAMVFQNYALYPHMTVFDNIAFPLAIKKKQLGLTKEDIKKRVLEVAKLLRIEELLNRKPGQLSGGQQQRVALARALIRRPKVWLMDEPLSNLDALLRLAMRAEIKRLQKKLGITTIYVTHDQAEALSMADRIAVMNQGKVMQVGTPDEIYLKPQHVFVGTFIGAPPMNIIECIVEETKEGYKLKCPGFERKIPSEAAKYVKPEQKILLGMRPEFVDVYKEPVEDSIKAKVLVVEPLGSETILNVDINPGGEESLVKIKLVKGGKFNTGDIVYLKPDWTKIVLFDATTGKALA, via the coding sequence ATGGGTGAAGTAGTATTAGAAAATGTTACAAAAAGATTCGGTAAGGTAGTAGCTGTAGACAACGTGAATTTAAAGATTAAAGACAAAGAGTTCTTCGTCTTACTAGGCCCCAGTGGATGCGGTAAAACCACGACACTAAGACTAATAGCTGGGCTCGAGTACCCGGATGAAGGAAGAATATACATTGATGGCGTGGACGTAACTTTCACCGAGCCCAAGGACAGAGATATAGCAATGGTTTTCCAGAACTATGCCCTCTATCCACACATGACAGTTTTCGACAATATAGCATTCCCGTTGGCGATCAAGAAGAAGCAATTAGGTTTAACAAAAGAGGATATTAAAAAGAGAGTCCTAGAGGTAGCTAAACTACTCAGAATAGAGGAGTTATTGAATAGAAAACCAGGACAGTTAAGCGGTGGACAACAGCAGAGAGTAGCATTGGCAAGAGCTCTTATAAGAAGACCAAAAGTATGGCTTATGGATGAGCCATTATCAAACCTAGATGCACTGCTTAGGCTTGCGATGAGAGCAGAGATCAAGAGACTCCAGAAGAAACTAGGCATAACAACAATATATGTTACGCACGACCAAGCCGAAGCACTAAGTATGGCTGACCGCATAGCAGTAATGAACCAAGGAAAAGTAATGCAAGTTGGCACACCAGATGAAATCTACCTGAAGCCCCAGCATGTGTTTGTGGGAACATTCATTGGCGCCCCACCAATGAACATTATTGAATGTATTGTAGAAGAAACGAAAGAAGGATATAAACTCAAGTGCCCAGGTTTCGAGAGAAAAATCCCGAGTGAAGCAGCAAAGTATGTGAAACCCGAACAGAAAATACTGTTGGGAATGAGACCAGAGTTCGTGGATGTCTACAAGGAGCCTGTAGAAGACTCGATCAAAGCAAAAGTACTTGTAGTAGAACCCCTGGGTTCAGAGACTATATTGAACGTTGATATAAACCCAGGCGGCGAAGAATCTTTGGTCAAGATAAAGCTAGTGAAAGGAGGGAAATTCAATACTGGCGACATAGTATACCTCAAGCCAGACTGGACCAAAATAGTACTATTCGATGCAACAACAGGTAAGGCTCTTGCATAA
- a CDS encoding NUDIX hydrolase, with amino-acid sequence MSCDRVYPTKPIIGVGAVVIDCNKILLIKRGHEPCKGCWSIPGGVQRVGETLEQAVLRELYEETGIKGVVEGILWIDEAIILDDNKKPKYHYVIIDFLIKPHSLEVTPGGDAVEAKWFPIDTDWSKLRTTLTMKKLLSYIREHGIKPLPYTRAVIVSEK; translated from the coding sequence ATGAGTTGTGATAGAGTTTATCCAACTAAGCCTATTATAGGTGTTGGAGCAGTAGTTATTGACTGCAACAAGATACTACTTATCAAGAGAGGGCATGAGCCATGTAAAGGATGTTGGTCTATTCCAGGTGGTGTTCAGAGAGTTGGCGAGACCCTTGAACAAGCTGTTCTACGCGAGCTATATGAAGAAACAGGAATCAAGGGTGTTGTAGAAGGTATTCTGTGGATCGATGAAGCTATTATTCTTGATGATAACAAGAAGCCAAAGTACCATTACGTGATAATTGATTTCCTCATTAAACCCCATAGCCTAGAGGTCACTCCTGGAGGTGATGCTGTTGAAGCTAAGTGGTTCCCAATAGATACAGACTGGAGTAAACTAAGGACGACACTTACCATGAAAAAACTGCTTAGCTATATAAGAGAACATGGAATAAAACCATTACCTTACACAAGAGCTGTTATTGTTAGCGAGAAATAG
- a CDS encoding ABC transporter ATP-binding protein, whose translation MARVFLKNVTKRFGKVVAVDHVTLEVRDKEFMVLLGPSGCGKTTTLRLIAGLEDPDEGEIWIGERLVNEIDPVERNVAMVFQSYALYPHMTVFQNIEFPLKMARVPKEERKRKVIEVARFLGIENLLNRYPKQLSGGQQQRVALARAIVREPEVFLLDEPLSNLDAKLRVKMRFELRKLLHEKLGITTIYVTHDQVEAMTMADRIAVMNEGKVMQVGTPIEVFEKPANMFVAGFIGVPPMNFMEGTLVEKENKLYLDIGEVSIEIPSVYKEPLSKYVGKSIVLGVRPQDIIVSTKPMEGYYKGRIVGYEPLGTETYIHFTVGRLTDYVAVVKGNIQLELGGIIYWTPRPDKLYFFDKNTGKAIT comes from the coding sequence TTGGCTAGAGTTTTTCTCAAGAATGTAACTAAGCGCTTCGGGAAAGTAGTAGCTGTTGACCACGTAACATTAGAGGTTAGAGACAAAGAGTTTATGGTTCTGCTTGGCCCCAGTGGATGCGGTAAAACAACTACACTAAGACTAATAGCAGGACTTGAAGATCCCGATGAGGGAGAGATATGGATTGGTGAAAGACTAGTCAATGAAATCGATCCTGTTGAAAGAAATGTAGCTATGGTTTTCCAAAGCTATGCCCTCTATCCTCATATGACGGTATTCCAGAACATAGAATTCCCATTGAAGATGGCTCGTGTACCTAAGGAAGAACGTAAACGTAAAGTCATAGAAGTTGCTAGATTCCTTGGCATAGAGAATCTATTGAATAGATATCCAAAGCAATTAAGTGGTGGCCAGCAACAACGTGTAGCTTTAGCTAGAGCTATTGTTAGAGAACCGGAAGTATTCTTGTTAGACGAGCCTCTCAGTAATCTCGATGCAAAACTTAGAGTTAAAATGAGGTTTGAGCTACGTAAATTGCTCCACGAGAAATTAGGGATTACAACGATCTATGTTACACACGACCAGGTAGAGGCTATGACCATGGCTGATAGAATAGCAGTAATGAATGAAGGTAAAGTAATGCAAGTAGGTACTCCAATAGAGGTCTTTGAGAAACCAGCTAATATGTTCGTGGCAGGTTTCATTGGAGTACCTCCAATGAATTTTATGGAAGGTACTTTAGTAGAAAAGGAGAATAAGCTATATCTCGATATAGGAGAAGTCTCCATAGAGATCCCTAGTGTATATAAAGAACCTCTAAGTAAGTACGTTGGTAAAAGCATTGTCTTGGGAGTTAGACCCCAGGACATAATTGTTTCAACAAAGCCTATGGAAGGTTATTATAAAGGTAGAATAGTAGGCTATGAGCCTCTTGGCACCGAGACATACATACACTTCACAGTAGGTAGACTAACAGACTATGTTGCCGTGGTTAAAGGGAACATACAACTCGAACTAGGAGGTATAATATACTGGACACCAAGACCTGACAAACTGTATTTCTTTGATAAGAATACGGGGAAAGCAATAACATAA
- a CDS encoding carbohydrate ABC transporter permease — protein MKIKRILSRFAWKILVYTVLTVFALVYLTPFIRSFIASFMTWEQASRYPPEWIPDPFTLENYIKVFRLELFPRWILNSAIYAGLIVAGNILFTSMAGYAFARLKFPGKDALFSALLALLMIPAFVTLVPNYIIVYRLGLIDNILGLALLGLANVSSIFLMRQYFLSLPQDVFDAARLDGCGPVKTFFYIGLPLAKPALGAVAVYQFLGAWNAFLGPLVFLRSPENFTLPVGLSFAFQRSMWTEYTPIIAGSLIAAAPTILLFIALNKYLIRGIVITAGKG, from the coding sequence ATGAAGATTAAAAGAATCTTATCTAGATTTGCTTGGAAAATACTTGTATACACCGTGCTAACAGTATTTGCTTTAGTATACTTAACTCCTTTCATAAGATCATTTATTGCATCATTTATGACATGGGAGCAGGCTTCACGTTATCCGCCTGAATGGATCCCTGATCCATTTACTTTAGAGAACTACATTAAGGTGTTTAGGCTAGAGCTTTTCCCTAGATGGATACTTAATTCAGCTATCTACGCCGGGTTAATCGTGGCCGGTAACATATTATTTACTAGCATGGCAGGATATGCTTTCGCTAGACTAAAGTTCCCTGGCAAAGATGCTTTGTTTTCAGCCTTACTAGCCCTTCTCATGATACCTGCTTTTGTAACTCTCGTACCGAACTACATTATAGTCTATAGGCTTGGGCTTATCGACAACATACTAGGACTAGCTCTTCTAGGATTAGCCAATGTATCAAGCATATTCCTTATGAGACAATACTTTCTCTCATTACCACAAGACGTATTTGACGCAGCTAGATTAGATGGTTGTGGTCCTGTTAAGACCTTCTTCTACATAGGCTTGCCTTTAGCCAAGCCTGCTCTTGGCGCAGTAGCTGTATACCAGTTTCTCGGTGCATGGAATGCTTTCCTTGGCCCACTAGTCTTCCTTAGATCCCCTGAAAACTTTACGCTTCCAGTAGGACTTAGTTTTGCTTTTCAACGCAGCATGTGGACAGAATATACTCCGATCATAGCTGGGTCACTTATAGCCGCTGCTCCAACAATACTCCTCTTCATAGCATTAAACAAATACTTGATCAGGGGAATTGTTATAACAGCAGGTAAGGGGTGA
- a CDS encoding sugar ABC transporter permease, which yields MAKPIFKSQIFFESKEIVQKKFSKIIVKKKYREALSGLLLVSIATLLNFVFGYFAALFAVYLSFFEWNYIGPMKFVGLKNYEILLRDLLRGISGAHYFLAPFYTGLKNIVLYTLIVVPTQTFLAMVLAAFANQKIKGVQFYKVSYFLPAVTCPVIISLIFIWLFMKYGFINYMIQLIIPGFAPDWIHDKNYLLYAIALVAIWGTSGHFMVSFLAAMQSIPRELYEAAMLDGAGPIRRFIYITIPMLKPMIVYVVVMGMIGALQMFDLAWVMAGPSGGPGGAGYTMALDIYREAFINLRPGVAAAKSMFLFTLIFVSTYIFQKKYKVVPR from the coding sequence ATGGCTAAACCTATATTCAAATCCCAAATATTTTTTGAATCAAAAGAAATAGTTCAGAAGAAATTCTCGAAGATAATAGTTAAGAAAAAGTACCGTGAAGCCCTATCGGGTCTTCTTTTAGTCTCCATCGCCACCCTCTTAAACTTTGTCTTTGGATACTTTGCTGCTCTCTTCGCAGTTTACTTAAGCTTCTTTGAGTGGAATTACATAGGCCCCATGAAGTTTGTTGGTCTTAAAAACTATGAGATCCTTCTACGCGATCTCTTAAGAGGAATCTCGGGAGCACATTACTTCCTAGCACCATTCTATACAGGCTTAAAGAATATAGTTTTGTATACACTAATAGTTGTCCCTACACAAACCTTTCTAGCAATGGTGCTTGCTGCTTTCGCTAACCAGAAGATCAAGGGTGTACAATTCTATAAAGTATCATACTTCCTGCCAGCCGTGACATGCCCAGTAATAATATCACTTATATTCATATGGTTATTTATGAAGTACGGATTCATAAACTATATGATACAATTAATCATACCCGGTTTTGCTCCAGATTGGATACATGACAAGAACTACTTGCTCTACGCCATAGCATTAGTAGCAATATGGGGTACAAGCGGCCACTTCATGGTATCCTTCCTGGCTGCCATGCAGTCAATCCCGAGAGAACTATATGAAGCAGCAATGCTGGATGGAGCAGGGCCTATCCGGAGATTCATATACATAACTATACCTATGCTCAAACCTATGATTGTTTATGTAGTTGTTATGGGAATGATCGGTGCTCTGCAAATGTTCGATCTAGCATGGGTTATGGCAGGACCTAGTGGAGGGCCAGGTGGCGCAGGCTATACAATGGCCCTCGACATATATCGTGAAGCCTTTATAAACCTTAGACCTGGTGTAGCAGCCGCCAAAAGTATGTTCCTGTTCACACTAATCTTTGTATCAACATATATTTTCCAGAAGAAGTATAAGGTGGTGCCCCGATGA
- a CDS encoding ABC transporter substrate-binding protein, translating to MARSKALAKSIIALIVLVIIIAAALAGWYIWTQMQRPTEKIYIRFAGWSAGETEMKNYEKIISLFQEQHPDIIIKYEVITQMFHENILASYGAGVAPDVFYLDSSWAPIFIDKGAVLPISDYVDEEFINQFYSFLLEPFKGADGKIYGLPKDWSMLMLFYNKKLFQQAGLTRPPDTWDELVKYAEIITNKTGVPGLAIYLGGFNRYMPVALSNGAPKPWFDSPDDASWFDHPVVRETMEWYINLYLKGKIEREQKGLPPYVVAPSDVGAGWLGDAFGSQKVAMVISGNWMIPFLADQYPDFKFGEDWDIAPVPRGTKGRVTMAYTVALAINSKTENPEAAVEFVKFVVGKEGQKTLVVKMGHTLPSIKGLENDPDMWPQHRKSLSFLDEYTMVQIFLWGPKSGELESKISDIMAAAMRGEITIDEALESMKQVVQEMFQG from the coding sequence TTGGCCAGATCTAAAGCCCTGGCAAAAAGTATCATAGCCTTAATTGTTTTAGTCATAATTATTGCTGCAGCACTAGCAGGATGGTACATATGGACTCAGATGCAACGACCAACAGAAAAGATCTATATTAGATTTGCTGGATGGAGTGCTGGAGAAACAGAAATGAAGAATTATGAAAAAATAATATCATTATTCCAAGAACAACACCCCGATATAATAATAAAGTATGAAGTTATTACACAGATGTTTCATGAGAACATTTTAGCGTCATATGGTGCTGGAGTCGCACCTGACGTATTCTATCTTGATTCATCATGGGCGCCCATATTCATTGATAAGGGAGCTGTTTTACCAATCTCTGATTATGTTGATGAGGAATTCATAAACCAGTTCTATAGCTTCCTACTAGAGCCTTTCAAGGGAGCTGACGGGAAAATCTATGGTCTCCCCAAAGACTGGAGTATGTTAATGTTATTCTATAATAAGAAGTTGTTCCAGCAAGCAGGCTTAACTAGACCTCCTGACACATGGGATGAACTTGTAAAGTATGCTGAAATCATAACTAATAAGACCGGTGTACCTGGACTAGCAATATACCTTGGCGGCTTCAACAGGTATATGCCTGTTGCGCTAAGTAATGGAGCTCCTAAACCATGGTTTGATAGCCCTGATGACGCATCTTGGTTTGACCACCCTGTTGTTAGAGAAACTATGGAATGGTATATCAACCTCTACTTAAAGGGTAAGATTGAGAGAGAGCAGAAGGGATTACCTCCATATGTTGTCGCGCCAAGTGATGTCGGTGCAGGATGGCTTGGCGACGCTTTTGGTAGCCAGAAAGTAGCCATGGTCATTAGTGGGAACTGGATGATACCATTCCTTGCAGACCAGTACCCAGACTTCAAGTTTGGCGAAGACTGGGACATTGCTCCTGTGCCAAGAGGAACAAAAGGAAGAGTAACTATGGCATATACAGTTGCTCTAGCAATAAACTCTAAGACAGAGAACCCTGAGGCAGCTGTTGAGTTTGTGAAATTCGTTGTAGGCAAAGAGGGACAGAAGACTCTCGTTGTCAAAATGGGACACACACTACCATCGATCAAAGGGCTTGAAAATGATCCAGATATGTGGCCTCAACACAGGAAATCTCTATCGTTCCTAGACGAGTACACTATGGTACAAATATTCCTGTGGGGACCAAAGTCTGGCGAATTAGAATCAAAGATAAGTGACATCATGGCCGCTGCTATGAGAGGCGAAATTACTATAGATGAAGCACTAGAGTCTATGAAACAAGTTGTACAAGAAATGTTCCAGGGCTAG